The Ziziphus jujuba cultivar Dongzao chromosome 3, ASM3175591v1 region TGTGGTGATTCTTGAGGTGGTTAGTGGTCAGATGGCAGTTGACTTTCGGCGGCCTGAGGTGCTATTGGTGAAGAGGGTTCATGACTTTGAGGCACAGAGAAGACCATTGGACGAACTAGCAGATATTAGATTGAATGGAAAATACAACTACAAAGAACTGATGAGACTGATAAAGCTAGGAATTGAATGCACAGGCTCCAACCCTCAATCAAGACCAGGTATGAGACAGATTGTACGCATACTTGACGGAGATGACAAGTACTTTTCAAAACAAGTAAAAAACGAGAGCAGCGAAGATTGGAAACAAATGAATGCTTCTACTTTGTCCTTAATCAAGAGAATACAAGCTCTAGGAATACAGTGAATCTCAACAACATAATGAAGTCAAACATAGATTCTGTAAACAGTGTTTTTCCGAATATTGAGAgttttgaatttgtattttttttgtttttgtttttgtttctgccttttttttttttttttttttgggtttcttttaAAAACTTTTGTACACTATCTAGGCCAGATTTATGTATGTGTAAAATAGAATTCTGTATTGTGTAAAATAGAAGAGAATTATTATGTTCTCAGATGAATCTTTTCATACAAAGTTATGAAGCCTTACATATACATACACTGCTATGGAGCACCCATCAATAACTTCTCAGTTTTATTTACCAAGACAGGAGaaacagattaaaaaaaagaagataatattataaaaagaaaaattcactaTGGTTCACAAAATAGTTCAGAACTCATttgggaaaaagagaaaaagataaatGAGCTAAACATGAACAACGGCTAAAAGTATATTTTTGCATGAAAGTTTcagatatatatacacacatattaaGCTGGCGTCACTTGGAACCGTCATTCCACTTTCATATATGCTGTCCATTATTTTAGTAACCTTCTGTAAGCGGTATTTCTTCATCTGTGTCAATTCCAACCCAATGGATGAATGCAAAGAGGAATTCTCTGAAACTTATCTTTCCATTCTTGTCCCAATCCATTTCTCCTGTAGTACCAAAAAAATCATAAGATGAATATTAAATGCTTCAAATGCAGCTACAGCAAAAAATTCTAAGTAAAGTGGAAGGAACAAGTACTGAATCGGGTCCTTGTGATTCGTGCGGGGGATCTTTCGGTAGGAGAAGCCTCATTCAATGCTTTGATCATGTCATTCTGGTTCAGTTTTCCACTACCACTTTTGTCCAGAAAGAGAAACACTTCAATTATGGTATCAAAAGTTGCCTCAAGCTCTGACGAACCCATTGTTGACGTCTAAAACACATCCAATAAACTATTAGAAATGACCAAATTGCAACTGcaaaattttttcaattgaaaaacaaaaagagaaatatcAGTATCAAGTTAACTGTGAATACAGTATCAGACGATGAAGGCTCCTTTAGGAGATAGATAAGGCATAAAAGAACAATAAATTCATTGAATTGTATCCCTTGACTTTCATCCAAGTCACAAGAATGAAAGAGATCATGAATTTCCGCATCTGAGAAATGTAGTTGAAGTTTCTTTATGCATTTTTTCAGTTCGTCAAGGTCAATACTTCCATTAGAATCCTCATCTACAACATAGAGAGACAGAGAAGACAGGAAGTTACTGTTCTTTAAACCTCGGAGTTAACATGTCAGAAAAATGAAAGTTTAAGAAAGATTATAGCAACCATCTTCTCACTTACCATACTGATCAAAAACACCtcttatatttttcaattcctCTTTAAACTGAGGGAACCTCATAATAATGCTGTTGATTGACTTGAAATTGCTATGCCCTCCCGAACTT contains the following coding sequences:
- the LOC125423431 gene encoding probable calcium-binding protein CML22 isoform X1 codes for the protein MKASMGQSQLFPSLKSFCNKVGGMCCHCGRPNKYMWLDAKLEGKLIEVKRSSGGHSNFKSINSIIMRFPQFKEELKNIRGVFDQYDEDSNGSIDLDELKKCIKKLQLHFSDAEIHDLFHSCDLDESQGIQFNEFIVLLCLIYLLKEPSSSDTVFTTSTMGSSELEATFDTIIEVFLFLDKSGSGKLNQNDMIKALNEASPTERSPARITRTRFREMDWDKNGKISFREFLFAFIHWVGIDTDEEIPLTEGY
- the LOC125423431 gene encoding probable calcium-binding protein CML22 isoform X2 → MKASMGQSQLFPSLKSFCNKVGGMCCHCGRPNKYMWLDAKLEGKLIEVKRSSGGHSNFKSINSIIMRFPQFKEELKNIRGVFDQYDEDSNGSIDLDELKKCIKKLQLHFSDAEIHDLFHSCDLDESQGIQFNEFIVLLCLIYLLKEPSSSDTTSTMGSSELEATFDTIIEVFLFLDKSGSGKLNQNDMIKALNEASPTERSPARITRTRFREMDWDKNGKISFREFLFAFIHWVGIDTDEEIPLTEGY